The Hymenobacter baengnokdamensis genome includes a region encoding these proteins:
- a CDS encoding NAD(P)H-hydrate dehydratase, with translation MKLLSAAQIRALDQATIAEQRTTSTALMERAATALGDWLRRHYSPREAGEIWLLCGPGNNGGDGLALARLLFMAGYAVRLGLLPAEKYSDDYQYNHHVLPKVIPITELSADNLPAIQPGALVIDALFGTGLSRPLDGLAAAVVRRLNDSHARVIAVDLPSGLLADAPQPDASAPIVRATHTISFGLPKLAFLLPQNAGYVGEWHVVNIQLSEYFVEQAETPWQLTRMPGTLGFDAALAALTPDVTLPRRSKFAYKNTFGHALLLAGSRGKMGAAVLSSGACLRGGVGLLTVAVPGCGYDIIQTTRPEAMCLPDAEADFISELPDLQAYQAIGIGPGLGQDEASRAVLEKLLREAKVPLVIDADALNLLGQHRELLDLLPENTVLTPHIGEFTRLTEKARDDYHRLDLLRQFAQQHKCVVVLKGAYTAVAAPDGQVYFNSTGNPGMGTGGSGDVLTGLVLALRADQRLDPLRAARLAVLAHGHAGDLAALETGEAGLVAGDLVRFIGPALRALTA, from the coding sequence ATGAAACTTCTTTCCGCCGCCCAAATCCGCGCCCTCGACCAGGCCACCATCGCCGAGCAGCGCACCACTTCGACTGCGCTCATGGAGCGGGCCGCCACGGCTCTGGGCGACTGGCTGCGCCGCCACTACAGTCCCCGCGAGGCCGGCGAAATATGGCTGCTGTGCGGCCCCGGCAACAACGGCGGCGACGGCCTGGCCCTGGCCCGCCTGCTATTTATGGCCGGCTACGCCGTGCGCCTGGGCCTGCTGCCGGCTGAGAAATACTCCGATGACTATCAGTACAACCATCACGTACTGCCCAAAGTCATCCCGATAACCGAGCTAAGCGCTGATAATCTGCCCGCTATTCAACCGGGCGCGCTGGTAATTGATGCGCTATTTGGCACCGGCCTCAGCCGTCCGCTCGATGGGCTGGCTGCCGCCGTAGTGCGTCGCCTCAACGACAGCCACGCCCGCGTGATAGCCGTGGATTTGCCCAGCGGCCTGCTCGCCGATGCGCCCCAGCCCGATGCCAGCGCCCCCATTGTGCGGGCCACCCACACCATCAGCTTCGGCCTGCCCAAGCTGGCTTTTCTGCTGCCGCAAAATGCCGGGTACGTGGGCGAGTGGCACGTAGTTAATATTCAACTTAGTGAATATTTTGTCGAACAGGCTGAAACGCCCTGGCAGCTTACGCGCATGCCGGGCACGTTGGGTTTCGATGCGGCTCTGGCCGCGCTTACGCCCGACGTGACCCTGCCCAGGCGCAGCAAATTTGCCTATAAAAATACCTTCGGCCACGCGCTGCTGCTGGCGGGCAGCCGGGGCAAGATGGGCGCGGCCGTGCTGAGCAGCGGCGCCTGCCTGCGCGGCGGCGTAGGCCTGCTTACGGTGGCGGTGCCGGGCTGCGGCTACGATATTATCCAGACGACGCGGCCCGAGGCCATGTGCCTGCCCGACGCTGAGGCCGACTTCATCAGTGAGTTGCCCGATTTGCAAGCGTATCAGGCCATTGGCATTGGCCCCGGCCTGGGGCAGGACGAAGCCAGCCGCGCCGTGCTCGAAAAGCTGCTGCGCGAAGCGAAGGTGCCGCTCGTCATCGATGCCGATGCGCTCAACCTGCTGGGCCAGCACCGCGAGCTGCTCGACCTGCTGCCCGAAAATACGGTGCTCACGCCCCACATCGGCGAGTTTACGCGCCTCACCGAAAAGGCCCGCGACGACTACCATCGCCTCGATTTACTGCGCCAGTTTGCGCAGCAGCACAAGTGCGTAGTCGTCCTGAAAGGCGCTTATACTGCCGTGGCTGCGCCCGATGGCCAGGTGTATTTCAACAGCACCGGCAACCCCGGCATGGGCACCGGCGGCAGCGGCGACGTGCTTACCGGCCTGGTCCTGGCGCTGCGCGCCGACCAGCGCCTCGACCCGCTGCGCGCCGCCCGCCTTGCCGTGCTGGCCCACGGCCACGCCGGCGACCTCGCCGCCCTCGAAACCGGTGAGGCCGGGCTGGTGGCCGGTGATTTGGTGCGCTTTATCGGCCCGGCCCTGCGGGCGCTGACGGCGTAG
- a CDS encoding RBBP9/YdeN family alpha/beta hydrolase — MQRKTHFFIVPGLGSSGPEHWQSYFERQNPDFTRIQQREWDAPDKDDWVATLEQALAGEDLSQVVLIAHSLGCVTVAHWANTYGHRIKGALLVAPADVDTSSFAVFPTTGFGPMPLQRLPFPSKVVASTTDEWVSVARARQFAEAWGSELILLEAAGHLNAASGHGNWPAGLELLRGWA, encoded by the coding sequence ATGCAAAGAAAAACTCACTTCTTTATCGTGCCCGGACTGGGCAGCTCGGGGCCCGAACATTGGCAAAGCTATTTTGAGCGGCAAAACCCGGATTTCACCCGCATTCAGCAGCGCGAATGGGATGCGCCGGACAAAGACGACTGGGTTGCTACCCTCGAACAGGCACTGGCCGGCGAAGACCTAAGCCAGGTAGTGCTCATTGCCCACAGCCTGGGCTGCGTGACGGTGGCGCACTGGGCCAACACCTATGGCCACCGTATAAAAGGCGCGCTGCTGGTGGCGCCCGCCGACGTAGATACGTCGTCTTTCGCCGTCTTTCCCACCACCGGCTTCGGGCCCATGCCGCTGCAACGCCTGCCTTTTCCAAGTAAAGTAGTCGCCAGCACCACCGATGAGTGGGTAAGCGTGGCACGGGCCCGGCAGTTTGCCGAGGCCTGGGGCAGCGAGCTGATATTACTCGAAGCCGCCGGCCACCTCAACGCGGCCAGCGGCCACGGCAACTGGCCGGCGGGGCTGGAACTGCTGCGCGGGTGGGCCTAG
- the msrB gene encoding peptide-methionine (R)-S-oxide reductase MsrB, with the protein MQTWNDVIRLANHGAPTPPRRVEKTPAEWKAQLTPEQYHVTREHGTERAFTGEYCEAHEAGLYACVCCGTPLYDSRTKFESGTGWPSFTQPVDEAAIRYKKDTSYGMTRVEVLCNVCDAHQGHVFPDGPPPGGLRLCINSASIRLVTTKEPAA; encoded by the coding sequence ATGCAAACCTGGAACGACGTTATCCGGCTGGCCAACCACGGGGCCCCGACCCCGCCCCGCCGCGTCGAAAAAACACCCGCTGAGTGGAAAGCTCAGCTCACGCCCGAGCAGTACCACGTGACGCGTGAGCACGGCACTGAGCGCGCCTTCACCGGCGAGTATTGCGAGGCCCACGAAGCCGGCCTGTATGCCTGCGTGTGCTGCGGCACCCCGCTCTACGACTCGCGTACCAAGTTTGAGAGCGGCACCGGCTGGCCCAGCTTTACGCAGCCCGTCGACGAGGCTGCCATCCGGTACAAGAAAGACACCAGCTATGGCATGACCCGCGTGGAAGTTCTTTGTAACGTGTGCGATGCGCATCAGGGCCACGTGTTTCCCGATGGGCCGCCGCCCGGCGGCCTGCGCCTGTGCATCAACTCGGCCAGCATCCGGTTGGTGACGACTAAGGAGCCGGCGGCGTAG